A single Rhodothermales bacterium DNA region contains:
- a CDS encoding sigma-54 dependent transcriptional regulator: MSDFGSLLIVDDDEDVLQAARFLLKKHARRIHTESRPERLPELLQNETYDIILLDMNFTRDVSSGREGFFWLDKILAIDPAAVVVLITAFGDVEMAVNAIKAGATDFVLKPWQNEKLIATLTAARRLRSSKTEAGLLRDTQRQLLSDIDLRYQDFVGESPAMQRVFEQIDKVAATDASVLILGENGTGKELVARALHRHSRRSERPFVGVDMGAISDTLFESELFGHVKGAFTDAREDRVGRFELVSGGTLFLDEIGNLSMAKQSKLLTALQRREIVRVGSNKPIPIDVRLICATNMPIYEMVEEGLFRQDLLYRINTVEIHLAPLRERPEDIEPLATHFLTRFARKYGKSVRSLSSAAIQQLKAYHMPGNVRELEHMIERAVIMTESTSLQREDFFFAGTRRPDTDGLVFDAYNLEEVERTVIRKALDKHEGNISKAAKELGLTRAALYRRLEKYHL; this comes from the coding sequence ATGAGCGATTTCGGGAGTCTTTTGATTGTCGACGATGACGAGGATGTGCTGCAGGCCGCGCGCTTTCTGTTGAAGAAACATGCGCGCCGGATCCACACCGAAAGCCGGCCGGAACGTCTCCCCGAGCTGCTGCAGAACGAGACGTACGACATCATTTTGCTGGATATGAACTTCACGCGCGACGTCTCGAGCGGACGCGAGGGGTTTTTCTGGCTCGACAAGATCCTCGCGATCGATCCGGCGGCCGTCGTGGTGCTGATCACGGCGTTCGGCGATGTGGAAATGGCGGTCAACGCCATCAAGGCCGGCGCCACCGACTTCGTCCTGAAGCCCTGGCAAAACGAGAAGCTGATCGCCACGCTGACGGCTGCGCGGCGGCTGCGCTCGTCCAAGACGGAGGCCGGCCTGCTGCGCGATACGCAGCGGCAGCTCCTGTCCGATATCGACCTGCGCTACCAGGATTTCGTCGGCGAGTCGCCGGCGATGCAACGCGTCTTCGAACAGATCGACAAGGTAGCGGCCACCGATGCCAGCGTCCTCATTCTGGGGGAAAACGGCACGGGCAAGGAGCTCGTCGCCCGTGCCCTGCATCGCCACTCGCGGCGATCCGAGCGCCCCTTCGTCGGCGTCGACATGGGCGCCATCTCGGACACCCTGTTCGAAAGCGAACTCTTCGGCCACGTCAAGGGCGCCTTCACCGACGCGCGGGAGGACCGGGTGGGTCGTTTCGAGCTGGTTTCGGGCGGAACGCTGTTCCTCGACGAAATCGGCAATCTGTCGATGGCCAAGCAGTCCAAGCTCCTGACCGCCCTCCAGCGCCGTGAGATCGTCCGGGTGGGGTCGAACAAACCGATCCCGATCGACGTCCGGCTCATCTGCGCGACGAACATGCCGATCTACGAGATGGTCGAGGAAGGTCTGTTTCGCCAGGATCTGCTGTACCGCATCAACACCGTCGAAATCCATCTGGCGCCGCTGCGCGAGCGCCCGGAGGACATCGAACCCCTCGCCACGCACTTCCTGACGCGGTTCGCCCGAAAATACGGAAAGTCGGTCCGGTCGCTGAGCAGCGCGGCGATCCAGCAGCTGAAGGCCTACCACATGCCCGGCAACGTCCGCGAGCTCGAGCACATGATCGAGCGGGCCGTGATCATGACCGAGTCTACCTCGCTGCAGCGAGAGGACTTTTTCTTCGCCGGCACCCGGCGCCCCGACACCGACGGTCTCGTATTCGATGCCTACAACCTCGAGGAGGTGGAGCGCACGGTCATCCGAAAGGCGCTCGACAAACACGAGGGCAACATCAGCAAGGCGGCGAAGGAGCTTGGGCTCACCCGCGCCGCGCTGTACCGACGTCTCGAAAAATATCACCTCTGA
- a CDS encoding HlyD family efflux transporter periplasmic adaptor subunit has product MNDTPDQKPDISVLLRPSSGPASDPGDRRMGGGEGMDRQRERRFWTMRRTLQLAGAVVLVALLGYALWTTTGGRKLNVDTERLTVSTVRFEPFQERIAITGNVLPRTTVYLDAVEGGRIEEIYVQEGAMVEDHEPILRLSNSTLQLSLLNTESQRLEQISQLEQTRFQIEEGNLTRRQQLTDMDYNILRLRRDLERNQDLYEKRVISEREFQTVKDEYEYWQRRRDLTQQSFKQDSLRQALQVERMVLAVERMDANFEVMQEQLENLTVRAPLAGQLTALNAELGEMKGAGFRFGQVDVLDGFKVRAGIDEYYINRVVRGQRATTQPIAGVEYAMEVTRVYPEVRDGRFEVDLTFLGETPPDIRRGQTIRLGLEMSDLGEALTLARGGFYQSTGGGWVYVLDPSGDFAVKRVVRLGRQNPLVYEVLEGLEAGEQVVTSSYDTFGDVDRLVLQ; this is encoded by the coding sequence ATGAACGACACCCCTGATCAGAAGCCTGACATTTCCGTTTTGCTGCGTCCTTCCTCGGGCCCTGCGTCCGATCCCGGCGACCGCCGGATGGGCGGCGGCGAAGGCATGGACCGGCAGCGCGAACGCCGATTCTGGACGATGCGCCGCACCCTTCAACTGGCCGGCGCCGTGGTCCTCGTAGCCCTGCTGGGCTATGCCCTGTGGACGACGACCGGCGGGCGCAAACTCAATGTAGATACCGAACGCCTGACCGTATCGACCGTCCGGTTCGAGCCGTTCCAGGAACGGATCGCCATCACCGGCAACGTCCTCCCGCGCACGACGGTGTACCTCGATGCGGTCGAGGGAGGGCGCATCGAGGAGATTTATGTCCAGGAAGGGGCGATGGTCGAAGACCACGAGCCCATCCTCCGGCTCTCGAACAGCACGCTCCAGCTGAGTCTGTTGAACACGGAATCCCAGCGTCTGGAGCAGATCAGCCAGCTCGAACAAACGCGTTTTCAGATCGAGGAGGGCAACCTCACCCGCCGGCAGCAGCTGACGGACATGGACTACAACATCCTGCGGCTCCGGCGCGATCTGGAGCGGAACCAGGACCTGTACGAGAAGCGAGTCATCTCCGAACGCGAGTTCCAGACGGTGAAGGATGAATATGAATACTGGCAGCGCCGGCGCGACCTGACCCAGCAGTCGTTCAAGCAGGATTCGCTGCGGCAGGCGCTGCAGGTCGAGCGCATGGTCCTCGCCGTCGAGCGGATGGACGCCAACTTCGAGGTGATGCAGGAACAGCTCGAAAACCTGACCGTGCGCGCGCCGCTTGCCGGCCAGTTGACGGCGCTCAACGCCGAACTCGGCGAGATGAAGGGCGCCGGCTTCCGGTTCGGGCAGGTGGACGTGCTCGACGGGTTCAAGGTGCGTGCCGGCATCGACGAGTACTACATCAACCGGGTCGTACGCGGTCAGCGCGCCACGACCCAGCCGATCGCCGGCGTCGAATACGCCATGGAAGTGACGCGCGTCTATCCGGAAGTTCGGGACGGGCGGTTTGAAGTCGACCTCACGTTCCTCGGCGAGACGCCGCCGGACATTCGCCGCGGGCAGACGATCCGGCTCGGCCTCGAGATGAGCGACCTCGGCGAGGCGCTGACCCTGGCGCGCGGCGGTTTTTATCAGTCCACCGGCGGAGGATGGGTGTACGTGCTCGATCCCTCGGGCGACTTCGCGGTGAAGCGGGTCGTCCGTCTCGGACGGCAGAATCCGCTCGTCTACGAAGTGCTCGAAGGGCTGGAGGCCGGCGAGCAGGTCGTGACGTCCTCGTACGACACTTTCGGCGATGTCGATCGCCTCGTTCTTCAGTAA
- a CDS encoding ABC transporter ATP-binding protein, with amino-acid sequence MIKATNLKKTYVTEEVETTALNNVNMEIKEGEFISIMGPSGCGKSTLLNILGLLDSPSEGSYTFLGHETANMSERQRAGLRKGNIGFVFQSFNLIDELTVYENVELPLLYLGMTSAEREQRVTAALDRVQMTHRKGHFPQQLSGGQQQRVAIARAVVAGPKLILADEPTGNLDSTHGEEVMSLLTQLNENGTTIAMVTHSPADAEYSHRIVHLFDGHIVTENFLKQRYIAPA; translated from the coding sequence ATGATCAAAGCCACCAATCTTAAAAAGACCTACGTGACGGAAGAGGTCGAAACCACCGCCCTCAACAACGTCAACATGGAGATCAAGGAAGGCGAGTTTATCTCGATCATGGGTCCGTCGGGCTGCGGCAAGTCGACGCTGCTCAATATCCTGGGTTTGCTCGACAGCCCTTCCGAGGGGTCGTACACGTTCCTGGGCCACGAGACGGCGAACATGTCCGAGCGCCAGCGCGCCGGCCTGCGCAAGGGCAACATCGGCTTCGTGTTTCAGAGCTTCAACCTGATCGACGAACTGACCGTCTACGAAAACGTCGAGCTGCCGCTGCTGTATCTGGGGATGACGTCCGCCGAGCGCGAACAACGCGTGACGGCGGCGCTGGATCGCGTCCAGATGACGCACCGGAAAGGGCATTTTCCCCAGCAGCTCTCGGGCGGTCAGCAGCAGCGCGTCGCGATCGCGCGCGCCGTCGTCGCCGGCCCGAAGCTCATCCTCGCGGACGAACCCACCGGTAACCTGGATTCGACCCACGGCGAAGAGGTGATGTCGCTGTTGACGCAGCTGAACGAAAACGGCACCACCATCGCCATGGTCACCCACTCGCCGGCGGACGCCGAATACAGCCACCGGATCGTGCACCTGTTCGACGGCCACATCGTGACGGAGAACTTTCTCAAACAGCGCTACATCGCCCCGGCCTGA
- a CDS encoding FtsX-like permease family protein, translated as MLKNYLVIALRTVSKQRAYTSINVFGMAIGLAVAMLIVLYVRDELSYDRFHEHAASIYRINLDAAFNGQALKTATSPAPMAGVLATEYPEVRAVARFFASFDDQGQAVRYEDRAFLESGWMWADSSVFDVMTFPLLRGDARTALAQPYSVVMTDAMAKKYFGGDDPLGQTVYSDGDAYRVTGILADIPSTSHLQFDFLASLTSIPWVNQANWVSNSFHTYVRLAEGKDPVAFEQKLQALVQTYVRPQVEGALGVSFDEAVANGMRWAYFVEPLGDLYLHSQAGGTIGRTGDITYVYVLNAIAVFILLIACINFMNLATARSTGRAREVGVRKVMGSTRRQLMRQFLVESMLMALAALGVASLLVWLSLGWFNQLADKTLTIDFTRDAGFFAGMLGITLAAGLLAGIYPAIVLSAFQPAAVLKGTLPRGVRHAGLRNALVVMQFGLSIGMLICAGVASRQLDFMQSKDVGFNKNQVLVLPITSNSVAAETMHNTLLSDQGVTGVAFANALPGRLTTTDAFRPEGISGNTIFALASAQVSHDYIETLEMDLVAGRSFSRAFPGDSAAYVVNEAGMRELGFTLEDVIGKRIEEPDDEAAVSGPIVGVVRDFQFESFENTIRPLVLKLGGDMQYALLRVSPVRLDETIERLRMKWADIAGGQPFDYFFLDDDFGRLYASEQRLGQIFGYFTALTVFIACLGLFGLASYVTATRTKEIGVRKVLGATVPQLVLLLSKEFSRLIAVAYVLAVPVALYAMDRWLAHFAYRVTISGWIIVGAGVVAILIALLTVSYQSIRTALADPVDSLRYE; from the coding sequence ATGCTCAAGAACTACCTCGTCATCGCCCTCCGCACTGTGTCGAAGCAGCGCGCCTACACGTCCATCAACGTCTTCGGCATGGCCATCGGACTGGCCGTGGCGATGCTCATCGTACTCTATGTGCGCGATGAGTTGAGCTACGACCGGTTTCATGAACACGCTGCGTCCATCTATCGCATTAACCTGGATGCGGCGTTCAACGGGCAGGCGCTCAAGACGGCCACGTCGCCGGCGCCGATGGCCGGCGTGCTGGCGACCGAGTACCCGGAGGTCCGCGCCGTGGCGCGGTTCTTCGCGTCGTTCGACGACCAGGGGCAGGCGGTGCGGTATGAGGACCGCGCCTTTCTCGAGTCGGGGTGGATGTGGGCCGACTCGTCGGTGTTCGATGTGATGACCTTTCCCCTGCTCCGCGGCGACGCGCGCACGGCCCTCGCTCAGCCCTATTCGGTGGTGATGACCGATGCGATGGCGAAAAAATACTTCGGCGGGGATGATCCCCTTGGCCAGACCGTCTACAGCGACGGCGACGCCTACCGGGTGACCGGCATCCTGGCGGACATCCCGTCCACCTCGCATCTGCAGTTCGATTTCCTTGCCTCGCTGACCAGCATCCCCTGGGTGAATCAGGCGAACTGGGTGAGCAACTCGTTTCATACCTACGTGCGCCTGGCCGAAGGGAAGGACCCGGTCGCGTTCGAACAGAAGCTGCAAGCGCTGGTGCAGACCTACGTCCGCCCCCAGGTCGAAGGCGCGCTGGGCGTCTCCTTCGACGAGGCGGTGGCGAACGGCATGCGATGGGCGTACTTCGTCGAGCCGCTCGGCGACCTTTACCTCCATTCCCAGGCCGGCGGCACCATCGGGCGAACGGGCGATATCACGTACGTGTATGTGCTCAACGCCATCGCAGTGTTTATCCTGCTCATCGCCTGCATCAACTTCATGAACCTCGCCACGGCCCGTTCGACCGGCCGCGCTCGTGAGGTCGGCGTTCGCAAGGTGATGGGATCGACGCGCCGGCAATTGATGCGGCAGTTCCTGGTGGAGTCCATGCTCATGGCGCTGGCGGCGCTCGGGGTCGCGAGCCTGCTGGTGTGGCTCTCGCTCGGGTGGTTCAACCAGCTGGCGGACAAGACGCTTACCATCGATTTCACGCGCGACGCCGGCTTCTTCGCGGGCATGCTGGGGATCACGCTGGCCGCGGGGCTGCTGGCTGGCATCTATCCCGCGATCGTGCTCTCGGCCTTCCAGCCGGCGGCCGTGCTGAAGGGCACCCTGCCGCGCGGGGTGCGGCACGCCGGCCTGCGCAACGCGCTCGTCGTGATGCAGTTCGGGCTGTCCATCGGCATGCTGATCTGCGCGGGCGTGGCGAGCCGGCAGCTGGATTTCATGCAGTCGAAGGACGTGGGATTCAACAAGAACCAGGTGCTCGTGCTGCCGATCACCTCGAATTCGGTCGCCGCCGAGACGATGCATAACACCCTGTTGTCGGATCAGGGAGTGACCGGTGTGGCCTTCGCCAACGCGCTGCCTGGGCGGCTGACGACAACCGATGCCTTTCGCCCGGAAGGGATTTCGGGCAACACGATTTTCGCCCTGGCTTCGGCACAGGTCAGCCACGACTACATCGAAACGCTCGAGATGGACCTCGTCGCGGGCCGCTCGTTTTCGCGCGCGTTTCCGGGCGATAGCGCGGCGTATGTCGTCAATGAAGCCGGCATGCGCGAGCTGGGCTTCACGTTGGAGGATGTGATCGGCAAACGCATCGAGGAGCCGGACGACGAGGCGGCGGTCTCCGGACCCATCGTCGGCGTCGTGCGCGATTTTCAGTTCGAGTCCTTTGAAAACACCATCCGGCCACTCGTGCTCAAGCTCGGCGGCGACATGCAGTATGCGCTGTTGCGGGTCAGCCCGGTTCGGCTGGACGAAACCATCGAACGGCTTCGGATGAAGTGGGCGGACATCGCCGGCGGCCAGCCGTTCGACTACTTTTTTCTGGATGACGATTTCGGCAGGCTTTACGCCAGCGAGCAGCGTCTCGGCCAGATCTTCGGCTATTTCACGGCACTGACGGTGTTTATTGCCTGCCTCGGGCTGTTCGGTCTGGCGTCGTACGTCACCGCGACGCGCACGAAAGAGATCGGGGTGCGCAAGGTCCTCGGGGCCACGGTGCCGCAGCTGGTGTTGCTGTTGTCGAAAGAGTTCTCCCGGCTCATCGCCGTGGCGTACGTGCTGGCGGTGCCGGTAGCGCTCTATGCGATGGATCGGTGGCTCGCGCACTTCGCGTACCGGGTGACCATAAGCGGCTGGATCATCGTCGGCGCCGGCGTGGTGGCGATCCTGATCGCGCTGCTGACGGTCAGCTATCAGTCCATCCGGACGGCGCTCGCCGATCCGGTGGACAGTCTCCGGTACGAATGA
- a CDS encoding ABC transporter permease, with the protein MIRHAFLIALRSLRRDPLTSIINIGGLALGIAAAFVLGLYVRQELSYDRHVEGGDRVYRIATDFFNMGGFAKSQQQLLDILPDLVPEIEAATRFDRGFQETTVQVGETRYAEPAYIYADSAFFDLFSYRFLEGTPGQVMRAPDEIVLSETAARTYFGDAPALGRVVLVGKERKPHRVTGVVADPPYRTHLAASLWLPLVREDEPASAWSNVQFYNYVRLREGSDPAALQRGLDRLLRDYAFPSSGVDGTYEQWASSDFAVRFMIQPLRDIYLHSDYRLEIKPGGNPVQVYVLGIIGAFILVLAAINYINLTTAAGAIRAKEVGVKKTLGAEPNALRRQFVAETVALSGMALVVALVFAQLLLRVFSYVTGAELVDSLFDGPLYLLWLVGFTLAVGLAAGVYPALFLARFRPVSMLHGTGAGPGNSRLRSALVVTQFAVAITLGIGSLVVFRQLDHLRSTDKGFAFEGVVDIENAGVLGPRLETFRDQVDRLSTVAQTSLARRVPTGSGVSMFTYKTPEMPEEMTLQTFRGDDTYLPTLGLRLIAGRNFSRDLASDSSAAILNEAAVRALNLGDDPIGKDIGEGRRVVGVVSDFYFQSLSQRIEPAVVLYNEEGTHLLVRLQAGRVGEAMAQVQALWASFAGDETLRYAFIDDNFAKMAEQERVLSRAVASFTFLALFIACLGLFGLTAFGVQRRRKEIGIRKVLGASALRLTALLTLDFLKLVGMGFLVAVPIAYLAMARWLDGYANRIVLGPGVFLAAGGMALLIAAGTVAWLAVRAASADPVKSLRYE; encoded by the coding sequence ATGATCAGGCACGCATTCCTCATCGCCCTCCGCTCGCTGCGTCGCGATCCGCTGACGTCGATCATCAACATCGGCGGGCTCGCCCTGGGCATTGCCGCGGCATTCGTGCTCGGGCTCTACGTGCGGCAGGAGCTGAGCTACGACCGCCATGTCGAGGGTGGCGACCGCGTCTATCGGATCGCGACCGACTTTTTCAACATGGGCGGCTTCGCCAAAAGCCAGCAACAGCTCCTCGACATCCTGCCCGATCTGGTGCCGGAGATCGAAGCGGCCACCCGGTTCGACCGGGGGTTTCAGGAGACGACCGTTCAGGTGGGGGAGACGCGGTATGCCGAGCCGGCCTACATCTACGCCGACAGCGCGTTTTTCGACCTCTTCAGCTACCGGTTTCTCGAAGGCACTCCCGGCCAGGTGATGCGCGCGCCCGACGAGATCGTCCTCAGCGAGACGGCCGCGCGTACCTACTTTGGCGATGCGCCGGCCCTGGGACGCGTGGTGTTGGTGGGCAAGGAACGAAAGCCCCATCGTGTCACGGGGGTGGTCGCCGATCCGCCCTATCGGACGCACCTCGCGGCTTCGCTCTGGCTTCCGCTCGTTCGCGAGGACGAGCCGGCGAGCGCGTGGAGCAACGTGCAGTTCTACAATTACGTGCGGCTGCGCGAGGGATCGGACCCCGCCGCGCTGCAGCGCGGTCTTGACCGGTTATTGCGCGACTACGCCTTTCCGTCCAGTGGCGTCGACGGCACCTACGAGCAATGGGCGTCCAGCGATTTTGCCGTCCGCTTCATGATCCAGCCGCTCCGGGACATCTACCTGCACTCGGACTACCGGCTCGAAATCAAGCCCGGGGGCAACCCCGTGCAGGTCTACGTGCTGGGGATCATCGGCGCGTTCATCCTGGTGCTGGCGGCGATCAACTACATCAACCTTACGACGGCCGCCGGCGCGATCCGGGCGAAGGAAGTAGGCGTCAAAAAGACGCTGGGCGCGGAGCCCAATGCGTTGCGGCGCCAGTTCGTCGCCGAGACGGTCGCATTGAGCGGGATGGCGCTCGTCGTCGCCCTCGTCTTCGCCCAGCTGCTGTTGCGCGTCTTTTCGTATGTGACGGGCGCCGAACTGGTGGATAGCCTGTTCGATGGGCCGCTCTATCTCCTCTGGCTGGTCGGTTTCACGCTGGCGGTCGGTCTCGCGGCCGGCGTGTATCCCGCTCTTTTCCTCGCCCGGTTTCGGCCGGTGAGCATGCTGCACGGCACGGGCGCGGGTCCGGGAAACAGCCGGCTGCGCAGTGCCCTCGTCGTCACCCAGTTCGCCGTGGCGATCACGCTGGGCATCGGAAGCCTGGTCGTCTTTCGCCAGCTCGATCATCTCCGCAGCACCGATAAAGGCTTTGCCTTCGAGGGGGTGGTCGATATCGAAAACGCCGGCGTGCTCGGACCGCGTCTGGAAACGTTCCGCGATCAGGTCGATCGGCTCTCGACGGTGGCGCAGACCAGCCTCGCGCGCCGCGTGCCGACCGGCTCAGGCGTCTCGATGTTTACCTACAAGACGCCGGAGATGCCCGAGGAGATGACACTGCAGACGTTCCGCGGTGACGACACCTACCTGCCGACGCTGGGGCTGCGCCTGATCGCCGGCCGGAATTTCAGTCGCGACCTGGCATCCGATTCCTCGGCCGCGATCCTGAACGAAGCCGCCGTGCGGGCCCTGAATCTGGGCGACGACCCGATCGGGAAAGACATCGGCGAAGGCCGGCGCGTCGTGGGCGTGGTGAGCGATTTCTATTTCCAGTCGCTCAGCCAGCGCATCGAGCCGGCGGTCGTGCTCTACAACGAGGAAGGAACGCATCTGCTGGTGCGACTGCAGGCCGGTCGGGTTGGCGAGGCGATGGCGCAGGTGCAGGCGCTGTGGGCGTCGTTTGCCGGCGACGAAACGCTCCGTTATGCCTTCATCGACGACAATTTTGCGAAGATGGCCGAGCAAGAGCGCGTCTTGAGCCGTGCCGTGGCCTCCTTCACGTTTCTTGCGCTGTTCATCGCCTGCCTGGGGCTGTTCGGGCTGACCGCCTTCGGCGTGCAGCGCCGGCGCAAGGAGATCGGCATTCGGAAAGTGCTCGGCGCGAGTGCGCTCCGGCTCACGGCGCTGCTGACGCTGGATTTTCTCAAGCTCGTCGGGATGGGTTTTCTCGTCGCCGTACCGATCGCCTACCTCGCCATGGCGCGCTGGCTCGACGGCTACGCCAACCGCATCGTGCTCGGGCCGGGCGTGTTCTTGGCCGCCGGCGGGATGGCGCTGCTCATCGCGGCCGGCACCGTCGCCTGGCTGGCCGTCCGCGCGGCGTCCGCCGATCCCGTAAAAAGCTTGCGGTATGAATGA
- a CDS encoding ABC transporter permease has product MLKTYLIITLRNLRRHRGYTAINIVGLSVGLAACVLILLYIQTELSFDRFNTKADRIVRITMQRVNDDSWHWALAPIPMAALLEEDFPFVEQTARITPPIKRLVAQGDRRFFEDGVAFGDPAVFDIFDIPVVQGDPATALASPFTVFISQRLARKYFGDTSPVGRQLVLDNRWTFDVAGVFADLPANSHLAFDFMGSFESEFAMGTERENWFTNAWTYALVQSPADVQRLEEGLTPFAERRVPEGRTSGIDFSALPLLDIHLYSSEVTGDSTTKGDIRYVYLFAAIAVFILLIACINYMNLATARAAVRAREVGVRKAVGAGQVQLIGQFLAESVLLSGLALVIAIGLVQLLLPAFAHVMDRQIAFGLSESPMLVGMIVLFGLGVGVIAGSYPAFYLSAFRPEAVLKGSIQRAGSLSLRRALVVFQLFVSVALIAATLVVYRQMHLVQSERPGFQESQLLTFATRGGSFVQGGLENELADRYDVFKGEVLRIPGVEQATTTSTLTQAGEIRYLNAEYVEGGMNGAPGLFLEGQTVDADFFETMGLERVAGNLFDAAHAGARARDIVVNETLVKEAGWDAPIGKQLHFSDEDVRTVIGVVKDFHNKTLKEAIAPMYLQPTDQASNFVVLRVRSHDLPATIAAVERLWGEVVPEQPFVYRFYDDVFDALYRTELRLGQLFGAFALLAIAIACLGLFGLAAFAAQQRTKEVGIRKILGASVAQIALLLSRDIVWLMLAAFVLASPVVYVGMERWLSTFAYRIDLNGSIFLIAGGVALCIALLTVSYQAVRAALADPVKSLRYE; this is encoded by the coding sequence ATGCTGAAAACGTACCTCATCATCACCCTTCGCAACCTGCGCCGGCACCGCGGCTATACGGCGATCAACATCGTCGGGCTCTCTGTCGGCCTGGCCGCGTGCGTGCTGATCCTGCTGTATATCCAGACGGAACTGTCCTTCGACCGCTTCAACACGAAGGCGGATCGCATCGTGCGGATCACCATGCAGCGGGTGAACGACGATTCCTGGCACTGGGCGCTGGCGCCGATCCCGATGGCGGCGCTGCTGGAGGAAGACTTTCCCTTCGTCGAACAGACGGCACGCATCACGCCGCCGATCAAGCGGCTCGTTGCGCAGGGCGACCGGCGGTTCTTTGAAGACGGCGTCGCGTTTGGCGATCCGGCCGTGTTCGACATCTTCGACATACCGGTGGTGCAAGGCGACCCGGCCACCGCGCTGGCCAGCCCGTTCACGGTCTTCATCTCCCAGCGCCTCGCCAGGAAATACTTCGGCGATACCTCCCCTGTGGGGCGGCAACTGGTGCTGGACAACCGGTGGACGTTCGACGTGGCCGGCGTGTTCGCCGATCTGCCGGCGAATTCCCATCTCGCGTTCGATTTCATGGGGTCGTTCGAGTCTGAATTTGCGATGGGGACCGAGCGCGAGAACTGGTTTACCAATGCGTGGACGTATGCGCTGGTGCAGTCGCCGGCCGATGTGCAGCGGCTGGAGGAGGGCCTGACGCCGTTCGCCGAACGGCGCGTACCGGAGGGCCGGACCAGCGGTATCGACTTCAGCGCGCTGCCGCTGCTGGACATCCACCTCTATTCCTCCGAAGTCACCGGGGACAGCACCACGAAAGGCGATATCCGGTATGTTTACCTCTTCGCGGCCATCGCGGTGTTCATTCTCCTCATCGCGTGCATCAACTATATGAACCTGGCCACGGCCCGGGCCGCCGTGCGGGCGCGGGAGGTCGGTGTGCGCAAGGCGGTCGGTGCGGGGCAAGTCCAGCTGATCGGGCAGTTTCTGGCGGAGTCCGTGCTCTTGAGCGGTCTGGCCCTGGTGATCGCCATCGGGCTGGTGCAGCTCTTGCTGCCGGCATTCGCACACGTGATGGATCGCCAGATTGCCTTCGGGCTGAGCGAGTCGCCCATGCTCGTTGGGATGATTGTGCTGTTTGGACTGGGCGTGGGGGTCATTGCCGGCAGCTATCCGGCATTTTACCTGAGCGCTTTCCGGCCCGAGGCCGTCCTGAAGGGCAGCATCCAGCGGGCGGGATCGCTCTCGCTTCGTCGCGCGCTGGTGGTCTTCCAGCTCTTTGTGTCGGTGGCGCTTATCGCGGCTACGCTTGTCGTGTATCGCCAGATGCATCTGGTTCAGAGCGAACGGCCCGGTTTTCAGGAATCGCAGCTCCTGACGTTCGCCACGCGCGGCGGCTCGTTTGTCCAGGGTGGGCTCGAGAACGAGCTGGCGGATCGGTACGATGTCTTCAAGGGCGAAGTGCTGCGCATCCCGGGTGTCGAGCAGGCGACGACGACCTCCACGCTGACGCAGGCCGGCGAGATTCGTTATCTGAACGCCGAATACGTCGAAGGAGGGATGAACGGGGCGCCAGGACTCTTTCTCGAAGGGCAGACCGTCGATGCCGATTTTTTTGAGACGATGGGGTTGGAACGGGTCGCCGGCAACCTGTTTGATGCGGCGCATGCCGGCGCCAGGGCGCGCGATATCGTCGTGAACGAAACGCTCGTGAAGGAAGCCGGATGGGATGCGCCGATCGGAAAACAACTGCATTTTTCCGACGAGGACGTGCGCACCGTAATCGGTGTTGTCAAGGATTTCCACAACAAGACGCTCAAGGAGGCCATCGCGCCGATGTACCTCCAGCCGACGGACCAGGCCTCGAACTTTGTCGTCCTGCGCGTACGCTCGCATGACCTGCCGGCTACCATTGCCGCCGTCGAGCGGCTCTGGGGTGAGGTCGTGCCCGAGCAGCCCTTCGTCTATCGGTTCTACGATGACGTCTTCGACGCCCTCTACCGCACCGAGCTGCGCCTCGGCCAGTTGTTCGGCGCGTTTGCCCTGCTCGCGATCGCCATCGCCTGTCTGGGTCTCTTCGGGCTTGCCGCGTTCGCCGCGCAGCAGCGCACGAAGGAGGTGGGCATCCGAAAGATCCTCGGCGCGAGTGTGGCGCAGATCGCGCTGCTGCTGTCGCGCGACATCGTCTGGCTGATGCTGGCGGCCTTCGTGCTGGCGAGCCCGGTGGTCTATGTCGGGATGGAACGCTGGCTGTCCACCTTTGCCTACCGGATCGATCTGAACGGGTCCATTTTCCTGATCGCCGGCGGCGTCGCCCTGTGCATCGCCCTGCTCACCGTCAGCTACCAGGCCGTCCGCGCCGCCCTCGCCGACCCCGTAAAAAGCCTGCGATACGAATGA